Proteins found in one Roseovarius pelagicus genomic segment:
- a CDS encoding ABC transporter permease — translation MFSFCTDPETLGSLQWLACYLTTGKHMLLYMSFGTVLLLLGITAPTALAFGFGGAMAARSRILPISWLGKAYIALVRGVPDIAFFLFFVIALDQMFEWTRHQILCPDWTEPVRQGNDFVVCAAAKLPLSTAPQWMHEVYGFFVAVLTFAIVFGAFAANVLFGAMRAVPRGQLETAEAYGMTRRQTFRRILVPQMWVYALPGLSNLWMVLIKATPLLFLLGVEDIVYWARELGGTANPRFTDYPHGDWRMWYFFALLIFYLGFTKVSEVFLGRVMTRLTHGQATTGGEAQRKAAT, via the coding sequence GTGTTCTCATTCTGCACAGACCCTGAAACACTCGGCTCGCTTCAGTGGTTGGCGTGTTACCTGACCACGGGCAAGCATATGCTGCTCTACATGAGCTTTGGCACGGTGCTGCTGCTGTTGGGGATCACGGCCCCCACGGCACTGGCGTTCGGGTTTGGGGGCGCGATGGCGGCCCGGTCGCGGATTTTGCCGATCAGTTGGCTGGGCAAGGCCTATATCGCGCTGGTGCGCGGCGTGCCCGACATCGCGTTTTTCCTGTTCTTCGTGATCGCGCTGGACCAGATGTTCGAATGGACGCGGCATCAGATCCTGTGCCCGGACTGGACCGAGCCAGTCCGGCAGGGCAATGATTTCGTCGTTTGCGCGGCGGCCAAGCTGCCGCTGTCCACCGCCCCGCAATGGATGCACGAAGTCTACGGTTTCTTTGTCGCCGTGCTGACCTTTGCCATCGTTTTTGGTGCGTTTGCCGCCAATGTCCTCTTTGGCGCGATGCGGGCTGTGCCCCGTGGCCAATTGGAGACGGCAGAAGCCTACGGCATGACACGGCGTCAGACGTTTCGGCGCATTCTGGTACCGCAGATGTGGGTCTATGCCCTGCCCGGCCTCAGCAACCTGTGGATGGTGCTGATCAAGGCAACGCCGCTGCTGTTCCTGCTGGGGGTCGAGGATATCGTTTATTGGGCGCGAGAATTGGGCGGCACGGCCAATCCGCGCTTTACCGACTATCCGCATGGCGACTGGCGGATGTGGTACTTCTTTGCGCTGCTGATTTTCTATCTGGGCTTTACCAAAGTGTCCGAAGTATTTCTGGGCAGGGTGATGACCCGCCTGACCCACGGGCAGGCCACGACGGGCGGCGAAGCCCAGAGAAAGGCGGCGAC
- a CDS encoding transporter substrate-binding domain-containing protein, with protein sequence MKKLILSTAALALSAGMALSADTVRLGTEGAYAPWNFINDAGDVDGFERELGDELCKRAELACEWVTNEWDSIIPNLVSGNYDAIIAGMSITDERDEVIDFTQNYTPPDPSAYLGMSEGIDLSTGVIAAQTGTIQAGYVAESGATLVEFATPEETVAAVKNGEADAVLADKSYLAPIAAEDADLMFVGEDVPLGGGVGMGLRESDGELREKFDAAIQSMKDDGTLNTMITKWEVSSTFE encoded by the coding sequence ATGAAAAAGCTTATCCTTTCTACCGCTGCGCTGGCGCTGTCAGCGGGCATGGCCCTGTCGGCGGATACTGTCCGTCTGGGCACCGAAGGCGCCTATGCGCCATGGAACTTCATCAATGATGCCGGCGATGTCGACGGGTTCGAGCGCGAGCTGGGCGATGAACTGTGCAAACGCGCAGAGCTGGCCTGCGAGTGGGTTACAAACGAATGGGACAGCATCATCCCCAACCTCGTTTCGGGCAACTACGACGCGATCATCGCGGGCATGTCGATCACCGACGAGCGCGATGAAGTCATTGACTTTACCCAGAACTACACACCGCCAGACCCGTCGGCCTATCTGGGCATGAGTGAAGGCATTGATCTGTCCACCGGCGTCATCGCGGCGCAAACCGGCACAATCCAGGCCGGTTATGTCGCCGAGAGCGGCGCAACGCTGGTCGAATTCGCCACGCCCGAGGAAACCGTCGCTGCCGTGAAAAACGGCGAAGCGGATGCGGTTCTTGCCGATAAATCCTACCTCGCGCCCATCGCCGCAGAAGATGCGGACCTGATGTTCGTGGGCGAAGATGTGCCGCTGGGTGGTGGTGTCGGCATGGGCCTGCGCGAATCCGATGGCGAGCTGCGCGAGAAATTCGACGCGGCGATCCAGTCGATGAAGGATGATGGCACGCTCAACACCATGATCACGAAGTGGGAAGTGTCCTCGACCTTTGAATAA